Proteins encoded in a region of the Vitis riparia cultivar Riparia Gloire de Montpellier isolate 1030 chromosome 7, EGFV_Vit.rip_1.0, whole genome shotgun sequence genome:
- the LOC117919260 gene encoding isoeugenol synthase 1-like: MVCEKSKILVFGATGYLGKYMVKASVSMGHPTYAYVRPANPDAKPSKLPQHRELESLGVTIFQGELDEHETMVAALKQVDVVISTLAVPQHLEQFKIIDAIKKAGNIKVHALSLSLSLSI; encoded by the exons ATGGTCTGTGAAAAGAGCAAGATACTGGTATTCGGGGCCACAGGGTATCTGGGTAAATACATGGTGAAGGCAAGTGTGTCGATGGGCCATCCGACCTACGCCTACGTTCGCCCGGCTAACCCTGATGCCAAGCCTTCCAAGCTACCGCAGCACCGGGAGTTGGAGTCCCTGGGAGTCACCATCTTCCAA GGAGAATTGGATGAGCATGAGACGATGGTAGCAGCACTGAAGCAAGTGGATGTTGTGATATCCACCTTGGCAGTTCCTCAACATTTAGAACAGTTCAAAATCATAGATGCCATCAAAAAAGCTGGCAATATCAAGGTTCATgctttatctctctctctctctctctctatctag
- the LOC117919262 gene encoding isoeugenol synthase 1-like, whose translation MHYNYNILWGVCLVVCFFFVFFLIYKFWAAVLNFEEDVAAYTIRAAVDPRVCNRVIIYRPPGNIVSQLDLVSSWEKKTGTKLQRTHIPEQDIIELSESLPFPENIPVAILHNIFIKGDQVSFELTANDLEASALYPDYKYTPVDKLLDLCLVNPPKPKRAAFA comes from the exons ATGCA ttataattataatattctttggggagtttgtttggttgtttgttttttttttgtttttttcttaatttataaattttgggcAGCTGTATTGAATTTTGAGGAAGATGTAGCAGCATACACCATAAGAGCTGCAGTAGATCCAAGAGTATGCAACAGAGTGATAATCTACAGGCCACCGGGAAATATTGTTTCTCAGCTTGATTTGGTATCTTCTTGGGAGAAAAAGACTGGAACTAAACTCCAAAGGACTCACATTCCTGAGCAAGACATAATCGAGCTGTCTGAGA GCTTACCTTTCCCGGAAAACATACCTGTGGCTATCCTTCACAACATATTTATCAAAGGTGATCAAGTGAGCTTTGAGCTCACCGCCAACGACCTCGAGGCGTCGGCACTGTACCCAGACTACAAGTATACTCCAGTTGATAAGCTCCTGGATTTATGCTTGGTGAATCCACCCAAGCCTAAGCGAGCAGCATTTGCTTAA
- the LOC117919396 gene encoding isoeugenol synthase 1-like yields MGYEKSKILVFGATGYLGKYMVKTSVSMGHPTYAYVRPVKPNTDASKLDLLHQFESMGVTIFQGELDEHERMVAALKQVDVVVSTLAVPQYLQQFKIIDAIEQAGNIKRFVPSEFGNEADRVTGLPPFQALLENKRKVRRATEAAGIPFTYVSANSFAAYFVDYLLHPHERPQHVSIYGNGDAKAVLNFEEDVAAYTIRASVDPRVCNKVIIYRPPGNIVSQLDLVSSWEKKTGTKLQRTHIPEQDIIELSESLPFPENIPVAILHNIFIKGDQVSFELTANDLEASELYPDYKYTSVDKLLDLCLVNPPKPKRAAFA; encoded by the exons ATGGGCTATGAAAAGAGCAAGATACTTGTCTTTGGAGCAACGGGGTATCTGGGTAAATACATGGTGAAGACAAGCGTTTCGATGGGCCATCCTACGTATGCCTATGTTCGCCCGGTTAAGCCAAATACCGATGCTTCCAAACTAGACTTGCTCCATCAATTTGAATCCATGGGAGTCACCATCTTTCAA GGAGAATTAGATGAGCATGAGAGGATGGTAGCAGCACTGAAGCAAGTGGATGTTGTGGTATCCACCTTGGCAGTTCCTCAATATTTACAACAGTTCAAAATCATAGATGCCATCGAACAAGCTGGCAATATAAAG aggTTTGTCCCATCGGAGTTTGGCAATGAAGCTGATAGGGTTACTGGGCTTCCACCCTTCCAAGCTCTTCTGGAAAACAAAAGGAAGGTAAGAAGAGCGACGGAGGCTGCCGGAATCCCGTTCACTTATGTCTCTGCAAACTCATTCGCTGCATATTTTGTGGACTACTTACTCCACCCCCATGAAAGACCTCAACATGTTTCCATTTATGGAAATGGAGATGCCaaag CTGTATTGAATTTTGAGGAAGATGTAGCAGCATACACCATAAGAGCTTCAGTAGATCCAAGAGTATGCAACAAAGTGATAATCTACAGGCCACCGGGAAATATTGTTTCTCAGCTTGATTTGGTATCTTCTTGGGAGAAAAAGACTGGAACTAAACTCCAAAGGACTCACATTCCTGAGCAAGACATAATCGAGCTGTCTGAGA GCTTACCTTTCCCGGAAAACATACCTGTGGCTATCCTTCACAACATATTTATCAAAGGTGATCAAGTGAGCTTTGAGCTCACCGCCAACGACCTCGAGGCGTCGGAATTGTACCCAGACTACAAGTATACTTCAGTTGATAAGCTCCTGGATTTATGCTTGGTGAATCCACCCAAGCCTAAGCGAGCAGCATTTGCTTAA